One window of Mangrovibacterium diazotrophicum genomic DNA carries:
- a CDS encoding DUF6642 family protein: MKNVFCLEGMWDVNLKYQSTIEPVLQLLEKRGTVRYIHKNCATKVEMKFYLNKWGLKQYDDFPILYLAFHGSENSLSLADDDITLDELSEILEDKCKGRVLIFGSCSTLNIDRRNIARFLKRTGALAVCGYKTDIDWVKSTVNDLLLIEALQENEFSGRGIEAIVKKLKNITKKFKELEFRVVSQLEINKKMSIDDTVH, translated from the coding sequence ATGAAGAATGTATTCTGCCTTGAAGGCATGTGGGATGTTAATTTGAAATATCAATCTACGATTGAGCCAGTTTTACAGCTTCTTGAGAAAAGAGGAACTGTCAGATACATTCATAAAAACTGCGCTACAAAAGTTGAAATGAAGTTTTACTTGAACAAATGGGGATTGAAACAGTATGATGACTTTCCAATTCTATATCTTGCGTTTCATGGTAGTGAAAATTCGTTGTCCTTAGCGGATGATGACATCACACTCGATGAACTATCCGAAATCCTTGAGGATAAATGTAAAGGAAGAGTTTTAATTTTTGGTTCATGCAGTACGTTGAATATAGATAGGAGAAACATAGCAAGATTTCTCAAAAGAACGGGGGCATTAGCTGTTTGTGGCTACAAAACAGATATTGACTGGGTGAAATCTACCGTAAACGACTTATTGCTAATTGAAGCACTTCAGGAAAATGAATTCTCAGGGCGTGGGATTGAAGCTATTGTCAAAAAACTCAAGAATATTACAAAAAAGTTCAAGGAACTCGAATTTAGAGTTGTTTCTCAACTGGAAATAAACAAGAAGATGTCAATTGATGATACCGTCCATTAA
- the pelA gene encoding pectate lyase, producing the protein MKSIKPIILFLCLAALAACMHQPEAKKYSYIDLSKFEDGIHHWNLYSRIHSTDRLDTADIIGIADNLLAYQNEDGGWPKNIDWLTLVPRDSVVNDLSEHYRQSTYDNRNIFPQIEYLSAVYGQSGDQKYRDAAEKGFQYILNTEYPTGGWRGWDADVVTFNDDVMTGIMDLLLDVKTNDSNYNWLQPDMRTKLLAAYERGLQVILKCQVSINGVKTAWCQQHDFDTYAPVQGRAYEHPSVTARESCDIILFLMRIEQPDSAVMAAIESSVAWLEAAKITGHRYGNFPIEERPYHETTIDFDREFVPDSTARPVWARYYDLEKGEPFLSLIDGTIVYDLKDISFDRRVGYEWYGFWPEVVLKDYPEWKERR; encoded by the coding sequence ATGAAATCAATAAAACCAATCATCCTTTTCTTATGCCTGGCCGCATTGGCCGCTTGTATGCATCAACCCGAAGCCAAAAAATACAGCTACATCGACCTGTCGAAATTTGAGGACGGCATTCATCACTGGAACCTGTACAGCCGCATTCACAGTACCGACCGGTTGGATACGGCCGATATCATTGGTATTGCCGACAATCTGCTGGCCTATCAAAATGAAGATGGAGGCTGGCCCAAAAATATCGACTGGCTGACCCTGGTTCCGCGCGACTCGGTGGTAAACGACCTGAGCGAACACTATCGCCAAAGCACTTACGACAACCGGAACATTTTTCCACAGATTGAATACCTGTCGGCGGTTTACGGACAAAGCGGCGACCAGAAATATCGCGATGCAGCCGAAAAAGGCTTTCAATACATTCTGAATACCGAATACCCAACTGGAGGCTGGCGCGGTTGGGATGCCGACGTGGTCACCTTCAATGACGATGTGATGACGGGCATCATGGACCTGCTGTTGGATGTGAAAACCAACGATTCGAACTACAACTGGCTGCAGCCCGACATGCGTACCAAACTGTTGGCGGCGTACGAGCGCGGATTACAGGTGATCTTGAAATGCCAGGTGTCGATTAACGGTGTGAAAACGGCCTGGTGCCAGCAGCACGATTTCGACACCTATGCGCCGGTGCAGGGGAGGGCTTACGAGCACCCTTCGGTGACTGCGCGCGAAAGTTGCGACATCATCCTCTTCCTGATGCGGATTGAGCAGCCCGATTCGGCTGTTATGGCTGCCATCGAATCATCGGTCGCCTGGCTCGAAGCAGCCAAAATCACCGGCCACCGTTACGGCAATTTCCCGATTGAGGAGCGCCCTTACCACGAAACCACCATCGATTTCGACCGCGAGTTTGTACCCGACTCTACCGCACGGCCTGTGTGGGCCCGTTATTACGACCTCGAAAAAGGAGAACCGTTCCTGTCGCTGATTGACGGTACGATTGTGTACGACTTGAAAGACATTTCCTTCGACCGCCGCGTGGGCTACGAGTGGTATGGTTTCTGGCCCGAAGTGGTGCTGAAAGATTATCCGGAGTGGAAGGAAAGACGGTGA
- a CDS encoding trans-sulfuration enzyme family protein → MSKIEFQIGERTKAIHCGEEPDPVSRASAPNIAMSTTFLTDADAGFSVEEMDEDAAWIYTRWGNPTIHQLEEKVAALEGGESAIAFGSGMAAISATLFHFLQAGDHAVVSDVAYAAMSEMTNELIPKLNISVTKVNTSDLGAVEKAIQPNTKLVYIETPCNPLLRLTDIEAAAKLAHEHGALLAVDSTFATPLATQPLELGADLVIHSLTKYMGGHGDAIGGAVVGSKRLLAPMRKSTAIRLGGIISPFNAWLIMRGMATLPIRMKAHADHAMAVARFLESHPKVLRVIYPGLESHPQHELAKKQMRNFSGMLTFQLKNGQKAAVDFSKQLQVIHYAVSLGHHRSLIFYLHSADLLETSFKFATEQQQESWNDYAGEGIFRLSVGLEDADDLIRDLKNVLDQLPD, encoded by the coding sequence ATGTCGAAAATAGAATTTCAGATCGGGGAGAGGACGAAAGCGATTCATTGTGGCGAAGAACCCGATCCGGTGAGCAGGGCTTCTGCTCCCAATATTGCGATGTCAACCACCTTTTTAACCGATGCCGATGCCGGTTTTTCGGTGGAGGAGATGGACGAAGATGCGGCCTGGATTTACACCCGCTGGGGTAATCCCACCATCCATCAGTTGGAAGAAAAAGTGGCTGCGCTGGAAGGAGGGGAGTCGGCGATTGCCTTTGGTAGTGGTATGGCCGCCATTTCGGCAACGCTGTTTCATTTTCTGCAGGCCGGCGATCATGCGGTGGTGAGCGATGTGGCTTATGCCGCGATGTCCGAAATGACCAACGAGCTAATTCCGAAGCTGAACATCAGCGTCACCAAAGTGAATACATCTGATTTGGGAGCCGTTGAAAAAGCGATTCAGCCCAACACGAAGCTGGTCTACATTGAAACGCCCTGCAACCCGCTGTTACGATTGACGGATATTGAAGCGGCTGCCAAACTGGCTCATGAGCATGGGGCACTGCTGGCTGTCGATTCAACTTTTGCCACACCACTGGCAACACAGCCACTGGAACTTGGTGCCGATTTGGTCATTCACTCGCTAACCAAATACATGGGCGGCCATGGCGATGCCATTGGTGGTGCCGTTGTGGGGAGTAAACGGTTATTGGCACCGATGCGCAAAAGCACGGCCATTCGTTTGGGTGGAATTATTAGTCCGTTTAATGCCTGGCTGATTATGCGGGGCATGGCAACTTTGCCCATCCGCATGAAAGCCCATGCCGATCATGCGATGGCGGTGGCTCGTTTCCTGGAAAGCCATCCCAAGGTATTGCGCGTGATCTACCCCGGGCTGGAGTCGCACCCGCAGCACGAGTTGGCGAAAAAGCAGATGCGGAATTTCTCGGGCATGCTGACTTTCCAGCTGAAGAACGGTCAAAAGGCAGCGGTCGATTTCTCGAAGCAGTTGCAGGTGATTCACTATGCTGTTTCGTTGGGGCATCACCGCTCGCTGATTTTCTACCTGCACTCGGCCGATTTACTGGAAACCTCCTTCAAATTTGCAACTGAGCAGCAGCAGGAATCCTGGAATGACTATGCCGGAGAAGGAATTTTCCGCCTCTCGGTGGGATTGGAGGATGCCGACGATTTGATCCGTGATCTGAAAAACGTGCTGGATCAATTGCCTGATTAA
- a CDS encoding helix-turn-helix domain-containing protein, whose protein sequence is MYKRQNGGQEFLERLQRVIEENLSNSDFGVSELAREIGMSRSALYARVNLLTRKSVSCYIREIRLAKGLHLLKNSELTISEVAYEVGFGSPSYFIKCFHDYYGFPPGEVKQGENTQINPDAVHTREKKPTSSKSKRKWTYRIVAALAMILIAVSIIAIKPFSSSNDIGTKSIAVLPLKNLNKDQETQILADGIMEDILTRLTHVSMFHIKSSSSTEKYRDSQKTTTEIAKELNVRYVLEGSLLREGEKIRLYIQLIDAKNDNHIWSAHYERDLTGILVFVAEVSRQVADELEAVLTPQEQKDIEKQYTLNTSAYEDYLKGRYFWSRRTPEDLQKSVVYFNRAIQTDPNYSLAYAGLADSYFIMIYWGWYPQREGYIRAKEFALKALEQDNRLAEAHAVLGGIALWFDLNNLETAEHEFRLAIELNPNFAVAHQYYGEYLMIRGRFEEATEQLDKAIQLNPNAPATYAVRARVCYNQGNFEEALKDSKKVSELNGFYQTTRVLNFQIYVRTGKNKQAIDELKALFQIEEPDSDPLILDKIYAAKGITGIIDWLIRWLLTKGSDNNRTGLFNDNGKIAALYMLENKPDSSLIFLKQHFLSTSPTRFSNKYSLDFKPLRDDPRFDALIKKLGLENM, encoded by the coding sequence ATGTATAAGCGGCAAAATGGCGGTCAGGAATTTCTGGAGAGGTTGCAGCGAGTTATCGAAGAAAACCTTTCCAACAGCGATTTCGGAGTCTCTGAACTGGCGAGAGAAATCGGGATGAGCCGTTCCGCATTGTATGCCAGAGTTAACCTGCTTACCCGTAAGTCTGTTTCCTGTTACATCCGCGAAATTCGTTTGGCAAAGGGCTTGCACCTGTTGAAAAATTCAGAGTTGACGATTTCGGAGGTGGCTTATGAAGTTGGCTTTGGCAGTCCCAGCTATTTTATCAAATGCTTTCACGATTACTATGGTTTTCCCCCGGGAGAAGTCAAACAAGGCGAGAATACACAAATTAATCCCGATGCCGTTCATACGCGCGAAAAGAAGCCTACCAGCTCGAAAAGCAAACGCAAATGGACATATCGAATCGTAGCAGCATTGGCAATGATTCTTATCGCAGTTTCAATCATTGCTATTAAACCTTTTTCGTCTTCCAACGATATCGGCACAAAATCCATCGCTGTGCTACCTCTGAAAAACCTCAACAAAGACCAGGAAACTCAAATTTTAGCAGATGGCATTATGGAAGATATTCTTACCCGCCTGACGCACGTTAGCATGTTTCATATCAAATCGAGTAGCTCGACAGAAAAATATAGAGACTCCCAAAAGACGACGACAGAAATTGCAAAAGAACTGAATGTAAGATATGTGCTGGAAGGCAGTCTGCTAAGAGAAGGTGAAAAGATCCGCCTATACATCCAACTAATCGATGCCAAAAACGACAATCATATCTGGTCTGCTCACTATGAAAGAGATTTAACGGGAATTCTGGTGTTTGTTGCAGAGGTTTCTCGACAAGTGGCAGATGAACTCGAGGCCGTACTGACTCCTCAGGAACAAAAAGATATCGAGAAACAATACACTCTAAATACCAGTGCCTACGAAGACTATTTGAAAGGCCGGTATTTTTGGTCTCGAAGAACCCCCGAAGACCTGCAAAAAAGTGTCGTCTATTTCAACCGGGCAATTCAAACGGATCCAAATTACAGTCTGGCTTACGCAGGTTTAGCTGATTCATACTTTATCATGATATACTGGGGTTGGTATCCGCAACGCGAAGGATATATCCGGGCTAAGGAGTTTGCCTTAAAAGCCCTTGAGCAGGACAATCGCCTTGCTGAAGCACATGCCGTACTAGGCGGTATAGCGCTTTGGTTCGACTTAAACAACCTGGAAACGGCGGAACATGAATTTCGACTTGCGATCGAACTTAACCCAAATTTTGCAGTTGCCCATCAATATTACGGGGAATATCTGATGATCAGAGGCCGTTTCGAGGAAGCAACCGAACAATTGGATAAAGCAATTCAACTCAATCCAAATGCTCCGGCAACCTATGCCGTCAGAGCCCGTGTTTGTTACAATCAAGGAAATTTTGAAGAAGCGTTAAAAGACTCCAAAAAAGTGTCGGAACTGAACGGTTTTTACCAAACCACGCGAGTATTAAACTTTCAAATATACGTACGAACCGGGAAAAATAAACAGGCTATCGATGAGCTGAAAGCACTTTTCCAAATTGAAGAGCCCGATTCCGATCCACTAATTCTGGATAAAATTTATGCCGCTAAAGGGATAACAGGTATTATTGACTGGCTTATTCGTTGGCTTTTAACAAAAGGCTCGGACAATAACCGAACCGGATTATTTAACGATAACGGGAAAATTGCTGCCTTATATATGCTTGAAAATAAACCGGACTCGAGTCTGATATTTCTGAAGCAGCATTTTTTGTCTACATCACCAACACGCTTCAGCAATAAATACAGCCTCGACTTTAAACCACTTCGTGATGATCCCCGCTTTGATGCGCTGATAAAAAAACTGGGGTTGGAAAACATGTAG
- a CDS encoding alpha/beta fold hydrolase: MKALLKLLFLLAGMGLAVMCSESDIINEDLSDSNLKSARIVNHDAPGLDQDRWVTMKNLDLDIHYRIIGKGPIDLVFLPGWTNPLTVYSKQFDYFRDKARCIYVDFPGQGMSNAPVPGNPMDADNPGFQYTAELLAEAVYDVVKKEGLHQFVAVGFSMGPAIWAMFERNYPGMITKLVAIDGDIAPWPTDPTERDARQAVREATYWAELSWDETIKEMLVAFLIPPELAGDDAEELKEFGKYFITYPSDILADMAYNIEAENVQELVGWAYPILAFYSDPDTDMEKVNLVYPNNTTYFFPGGGHVIHWMFHEEINPMIWEFVKDKPGKKY; the protein is encoded by the coding sequence ATGAAAGCATTGTTAAAACTCCTGTTTTTACTGGCAGGCATGGGGCTCGCCGTGATGTGTTCCGAATCCGACATCATTAATGAAGACCTGTCTGACTCAAATCTGAAAAGCGCCCGCATCGTGAATCATGATGCACCCGGTCTGGATCAGGACCGCTGGGTCACGATGAAAAATCTTGATCTTGATATTCACTACCGGATCATCGGGAAAGGTCCCATCGACCTTGTATTTCTTCCGGGATGGACAAACCCTCTGACTGTTTACAGCAAACAATTTGACTACTTCCGGGATAAGGCACGCTGCATTTATGTCGATTTTCCTGGTCAAGGAATGAGCAATGCTCCGGTGCCCGGTAATCCGATGGATGCCGACAATCCGGGTTTCCAGTATACAGCTGAGCTTTTAGCCGAAGCGGTCTACGATGTTGTGAAAAAAGAAGGACTCCACCAATTTGTTGCGGTTGGATTCAGCATGGGTCCCGCAATCTGGGCAATGTTCGAACGCAACTACCCCGGTATGATCACGAAATTGGTTGCCATTGATGGCGACATTGCTCCTTGGCCAACCGATCCTACTGAAAGAGATGCCCGTCAGGCAGTCCGCGAAGCAACCTATTGGGCAGAACTCTCCTGGGATGAGACAATCAAAGAAATGCTGGTTGCCTTTCTGATTCCGCCGGAACTGGCAGGAGACGATGCCGAAGAGCTAAAAGAGTTCGGAAAATATTTTATCACCTATCCGTCTGATATTCTTGCCGACATGGCTTATAACATCGAAGCTGAGAATGTTCAGGAACTGGTCGGTTGGGCTTACCCGATTCTGGCATTCTATTCTGATCCGGATACCGATATGGAAAAGGTGAACCTGGTCTATCCAAATAACACCACTTACTTTTTCCCCGGTGGCGGGCACGTCATTCATTGGATGTTTCATGAAGAAATAAATCCGATGATTTGGGAATTTGTAAAAGACAAACCCGGTAAAAAATATTGA
- a CDS encoding helix-turn-helix domain-containing protein, whose amino-acid sequence MNRRQFSDSEFVDKLSLIIEDNLKNEKFGVSELAREIGTSRTNLYQKVKSITHKSVSRFISEIRLKKAMELLKQTALNVSEVSYEVGFGSPTYFIKCFHDYYGFPPGEVKPEDSDKLEKTELPIDKPKPVQQKRKIRKPIIISSFILILLILMSVFMTTSLWSQNQKTEKSIAVLPLHNLTGNPDNDYFADGLQDAIIGQLGQISSLRVISRTSTLRFRKSNLLLKDIARQLDVDIIMEGSLIGAGDSLRVLIQLIDVYPNERHLLAKEYNDVMKNALSVQSSAVKEIAQTIRVKLTNTESDKLDQVRTVNPETYKAYLRGMYYVQQGSEEEFEKGISYLEDAIKNDPGDPLAYAGLALCYATKGHGVLDPAESFQRAMSAAQKAIKLAPSQDEAYTAMALLYLYDLWDWPKAKQTFEEALKNNPNNAVANAHFAWYYVLFNDFDKAVYYGEQAIKVDPMSAGYQSWLSLLYRDHGQEDKAVATAKRALELNNQTPYSWILLAEVSLDRKEFNQAIAYLENLPDDIYWDMYRAYIYLKVGQREKALAYWEHYKNIPNENPCMLGVMAAFLGYTDRAFELLNEAVDRKIYPVPYFVNGSGFTESLATDRRLNELRRKLNLPELDLKLAVHP is encoded by the coding sequence ATGAATAGACGGCAATTTTCGGATTCTGAATTCGTCGACAAGCTAAGCCTGATTATTGAAGACAACCTGAAGAACGAGAAATTCGGTGTTTCCGAACTTGCCCGGGAAATTGGAACCAGCCGCACCAATCTATACCAAAAAGTCAAATCAATCACACACAAGTCAGTCAGCCGTTTTATCAGCGAAATTCGTTTGAAAAAAGCCATGGAGCTTTTAAAACAAACCGCGCTGAATGTTTCAGAAGTGTCTTATGAGGTCGGATTTGGCAGCCCCACCTATTTCATCAAATGTTTTCACGACTACTACGGCTTTCCTCCGGGCGAAGTGAAACCGGAAGACAGCGATAAACTCGAAAAAACAGAGCTCCCCATTGACAAACCGAAGCCGGTTCAACAGAAACGAAAAATCCGGAAACCAATCATCATTAGTTCGTTCATATTGATCCTGTTGATTTTGATGTCTGTTTTCATGACCACCTCTTTGTGGTCGCAAAACCAAAAAACGGAAAAATCAATTGCTGTTCTGCCGCTCCATAACCTGACCGGTAACCCTGATAATGATTATTTTGCCGATGGACTTCAGGATGCTATTATTGGCCAACTGGGACAAATCAGTTCGCTACGGGTAATTTCAAGAACCTCCACTCTTCGTTTTCGCAAAAGTAATCTCCTGCTCAAAGATATTGCCAGACAACTCGACGTCGACATCATCATGGAAGGTTCGTTGATCGGTGCCGGTGACTCGCTCCGGGTATTGATTCAGCTTATCGATGTTTACCCGAACGAACGGCACCTTCTCGCCAAAGAGTACAACGATGTTATGAAAAATGCTTTGTCGGTTCAAAGTTCCGCCGTAAAAGAAATTGCACAAACAATCCGGGTGAAACTGACAAACACGGAATCGGACAAGCTGGATCAGGTCAGAACCGTGAATCCGGAAACCTATAAAGCTTACTTGCGTGGCATGTATTACGTGCAACAGGGCAGCGAAGAAGAATTCGAAAAAGGGATCAGTTATCTGGAAGATGCAATCAAAAACGATCCGGGTGATCCGCTGGCTTACGCAGGGTTAGCACTATGCTACGCGACCAAAGGGCACGGCGTACTTGATCCTGCTGAATCGTTTCAGCGGGCGATGAGTGCAGCACAAAAAGCAATCAAACTCGCCCCGTCACAAGACGAAGCCTATACCGCTATGGCGCTACTTTACCTTTACGATCTTTGGGACTGGCCCAAAGCAAAACAAACCTTCGAGGAAGCCCTGAAAAACAACCCGAACAATGCTGTTGCCAATGCTCACTTTGCCTGGTACTACGTCCTTTTTAACGATTTTGACAAAGCCGTCTACTATGGAGAACAGGCGATCAAGGTTGACCCAATGTCTGCAGGTTACCAATCCTGGCTGAGCTTGCTTTACAGAGATCATGGACAAGAAGATAAAGCAGTTGCAACAGCGAAACGTGCTCTTGAACTAAACAACCAAACGCCTTACTCGTGGATACTTCTGGCCGAAGTAAGCCTGGATCGCAAGGAATTCAATCAGGCAATCGCCTATCTCGAGAACCTACCTGACGATATTTATTGGGATATGTACAGAGCCTACATTTACCTGAAAGTCGGACAACGAGAGAAAGCATTAGCTTACTGGGAGCATTACAAAAATATCCCCAACGAAAACCCCTGTATGTTAGGAGTTATGGCTGCATTCCTTGGCTATACCGATCGTGCCTTTGAGCTATTGAACGAGGCCGTCGATCGAAAGATATACCCTGTTCCTTATTTTGTAAACGGTTCCGGGTTCACCGAATCGCTCGCCACAGACAGGCGTTTAAATGAACTTCGTCGAAAATTAAACCTTCCCGAACTTGATCTCAAATTAGCCGTCCACCCTTGA
- a CDS encoding energy transducer TonB — MKRIILLSFTLLMTLGLWAQEPLVSEEVTVKPPKFTGEKVQLQSNEMSIQNYIIENMQYPAEDLTYKREGTEVIRFTVETDGRLSNYEVVNSVSRAMDDELIRVLSSTSGYWLPGQNNDVDVAMEREVAIACKVLNEGLETTQTNFKVVATNYFRQGSKLLYTKHHPQRAIAKFDRGIRYMPYDANLLVLRGYARFAAGDRDGAIADWKIVKEKTNIDNLKSLASTYSDLDGYAELIKEVDE; from the coding sequence ATGAAAAGAATTATTTTATTGAGTTTTACACTCTTGATGACATTGGGCTTGTGGGCCCAGGAACCACTTGTTTCTGAAGAAGTGACCGTGAAACCACCGAAGTTTACCGGAGAAAAAGTACAACTTCAAAGCAATGAGATGTCAATTCAAAACTACATTATTGAAAACATGCAGTATCCGGCAGAAGATCTCACCTACAAACGCGAAGGAACCGAAGTGATTCGCTTCACCGTTGAAACCGACGGACGCCTGAGTAACTATGAAGTAGTTAATAGTGTTTCCCGTGCGATGGATGATGAACTGATTCGTGTTTTGAGCTCAACCAGCGGCTATTGGCTACCTGGCCAAAACAACGACGTTGACGTTGCTATGGAACGGGAAGTCGCAATTGCCTGCAAAGTACTGAATGAAGGTCTGGAAACTACGCAGACCAACTTCAAAGTTGTGGCTACCAACTATTTCAGACAAGGCTCTAAACTGCTTTACACCAAACATCATCCTCAACGGGCAATTGCCAAATTCGATCGAGGAATCCGCTACATGCCCTACGATGCCAACCTGTTGGTTTTGCGGGGCTATGCTCGTTTTGCGGCAGGCGATCGTGACGGAGCTATCGCCGACTGGAAAATTGTGAAAGAAAAAACAAACATCGACAATCTGAAATCGCTGGCCAGTACTTACAGCGATTTGGATGGCTATGCAGAATTAATAAAAGAAGTGGATGAATAA
- the amaB gene encoding L-piperidine-6-carboxylate dehydrogenase, translating to MKAEDQFGISDALHQLGIQAVNDGICTGTIWMAGSGDSISSYSPADGTKIAQIKQATLDDYKAVVDTAKAAFPKWRKIPAPARGEIVRQIGLELRKYKEPLGKLVSYEMGKIYQEGLGEVQEMIDICDFAVGQSRQLYGFTMHSERKAHRMYDQYHPLGIVGVVSAFNFPVAVWAWNAMLALICGDVVLWKPSSKVLLCAIAVHRIIAKVLKENNVPEGVVNLVATSSKYLGDELFSDPNIPLVSFTGSTKVGKKAGGLIGARLGKAILELGGNNAIIVTPNADLEMAMRAIVFGAVGTCGQRCTSTRRIIVHESVYQQLKDKLIAVYQSVRIGNPLDPKTLVGPLIDRAAVQTYLAAVVKVTAEGGEILCGGTIVEGEGFESGCYVVPAIAEVENHYSIVQDETFAPLLYLIRYTELDEAIAIHNDVPQGLSSALFSTNLLETEKFLSCEGSDCGIANINIGTSGAEIGGAFGGEKDTGGGRESGSDAWKTYMRRQTNTINYSTELPLAQGIEFNV from the coding sequence ATGAAAGCTGAAGATCAATTTGGCATCTCGGATGCACTGCATCAACTCGGAATACAGGCTGTTAACGATGGCATTTGCACCGGAACTATTTGGATGGCCGGAAGCGGAGATTCCATCTCCTCCTACTCACCAGCCGACGGGACAAAAATCGCTCAAATCAAACAAGCCACACTCGACGATTACAAGGCTGTTGTGGACACGGCAAAAGCAGCCTTCCCAAAATGGCGGAAGATTCCGGCTCCGGCCCGCGGCGAAATTGTTCGCCAGATTGGTCTGGAACTACGCAAGTACAAAGAGCCACTAGGCAAACTGGTCTCCTACGAAATGGGGAAAATTTACCAGGAAGGCTTGGGTGAAGTTCAGGAAATGATTGACATCTGCGACTTCGCTGTTGGCCAATCGCGCCAGTTGTACGGGTTCACCATGCACAGCGAGCGCAAGGCGCACCGCATGTACGACCAGTATCATCCGCTGGGTATTGTTGGTGTTGTTTCCGCTTTCAACTTTCCGGTGGCAGTTTGGGCATGGAACGCCATGCTGGCGCTCATTTGCGGCGATGTGGTTTTGTGGAAACCTTCGTCCAAGGTGCTGCTTTGTGCCATTGCCGTGCACCGGATAATTGCCAAGGTTTTGAAAGAAAACAATGTTCCCGAAGGCGTGGTCAACCTGGTAGCAACCAGTTCAAAATATTTAGGTGACGAACTGTTCAGCGACCCCAACATTCCGCTGGTCTCCTTCACCGGCTCGACCAAAGTGGGCAAAAAAGCCGGTGGATTGATCGGTGCCCGGCTTGGAAAAGCGATACTTGAACTTGGAGGAAATAATGCGATCATCGTCACCCCAAATGCCGACCTGGAAATGGCGATGCGGGCAATTGTTTTCGGCGCTGTTGGCACCTGCGGACAACGTTGTACATCAACCCGCCGCATCATCGTCCACGAGTCGGTTTATCAGCAGTTAAAAGACAAGCTCATAGCCGTTTACCAAAGCGTACGAATCGGCAACCCACTCGATCCGAAAACGTTGGTTGGCCCGCTGATTGATCGGGCTGCGGTGCAAACCTACCTCGCAGCGGTTGTAAAAGTGACCGCGGAAGGCGGTGAGATCCTTTGTGGCGGAACCATTGTCGAAGGTGAAGGTTTTGAATCAGGCTGCTATGTTGTTCCGGCCATCGCCGAGGTCGAAAATCATTACAGCATTGTGCAGGATGAAACCTTCGCCCCTTTGCTGTACCTGATCAGATATACAGAACTCGACGAAGCGATCGCTATCCACAATGATGTTCCGCAGGGTTTATCATCAGCATTGTTTTCCACCAATCTGCTGGAAACCGAAAAATTTCTGTCCTGTGAGGGCTCCGACTGTGGCATTGCCAACATCAATATTGGCACTTCGGGCGCTGAGATTGGCGGTGCTTTTGGCGGCGAAAAAGACACCGGTGGCGGCCGCGAATCCGGTTCCGATGCCTGGAAAACCTACATGCGACGACAAACCAACACCATCAACTACAGCACCGAATTACCCTTGGCGCAAGGAATCGAGTTCAATGTTTAA